The window GATATGTATAAACCATCGTCAGTTCCTAAAAACATTAAGTTTGGTTCTACTAAATCTTCAACAATAGATAAGGCATAACTTTTTACATCGTTTTCATCTACGATACGCTCCCATGTCTTTCCGTAGTTTTTAGTACGATAGGCATACGGTGTGTAATTAAAACGTCTGTAATCATTCGCGATAAGCAACGCTTCACCTTTATTTTTATTACTTGCTTTTATTTGTGCGATCCAACTTCCTTTAGGTAAACCTTTTAAATTACTAGAAACGTCGTCATAGGTTTGTCCGCCATTTGTAGTAACATGTAAACGACCATCGTCTGTACCAACCCAAAATACACCGTTTTCAACAGGAGACGGTTCGATAACTAAAATCGTACAGTGGTTTTCAGCACCTGTAGCATCCATGGTTAAACCGCCACTTTCGTGTTGCTTTTGTTTTTCAGGATCGTTAGTGGTTAAATCAGGCGAAATGACAGTCCAGGTCAAGCCTTTATCTGTAGATTTATGTACAAATTGACTCCCAAAATAAATGGTGTTATTATCAAATGGATCGCTGTTTATAGCACTATTCCAATTAAATCTAAGTGTAACATCTTTATCAGGATGTATCGGTTTTACAGTATAGTTATTACCAGTTTGCCAGTCGTATCGGCTTACCGACCCTTGTTGACTCATTGTCCAACCATAACGCGAATTGTCTTTATCTGGTACTACATCAAAACCATCTCCAAAACTAATTTCTTGCCAATAACTATTGCGTATGCCTTGTGTACGCCAAACATAGGCAGGACCTCTCCAAGAGCCATTGTCTTGCATACCACCATAGACATTATACGGGTAGTCGTTATCTACATTAATATGATAAAACTGGGCCACAGGAATATTTCCAATAAAACGCCAGTTTTTTCCACCGTCCTTAGTAATGTTTAAACCACCATCATTACCGTCTATCATAAAGTTTCCATTGGTTGGATGGATCCACCACGCATGATGATCAGGATGTACACCGTTGTCTGCTCCATAGGCCGGCATTAACTGTTTAAAGTTTTTACCTCCGTCTTCACTAACATTAATGTAGGTGTAAACAGAATATACACGATTTTCGTTTTGTGGGTCTACATATATTTCAGAATAATAAAACGGTCTGTTTCCAATATCGCTTTTGTCATTTACTTTTTTCCATTTAAAACCTCCATCTTCACTTTTGTAAAGTGCATTTTTTTTAGCTTCGACCAAGGCATAAATAATATTTGGTTTGTTAGCAGCAATGGCCACACCAATACGTCCTAATTCCCCTTTAGGGAAGCCTTCTTTGTCTGTCACTTTTGTCCAGTGTTCTCCACCATCATGTGTGATGTGTAATCCAGAACCTGTTCCACCAGATTTAAAAAACCAAGGGTCACGTTTGTGTTCCCAAAGCGTTGCAATCAATTTATTTGGATTGGTAGGATCCATGACTAAGTCAGCAGCTCCTGTTTTGTTGTTAGCAAACAATATTTTTTTCCATGATTTACCACCATCTGTTGTTTTAAAAACACCACGTTCTGGGTGTTCTCCCCAAGGGCTACCAATGGCAGCAACATACACGATATTAGGATTTGTAGGATCGATAATCACACGATGGATGTGTCTGGTGTTCTCTAAACCCATAGACTGCCATGTTTTTCCAGCATCTAAAGATTTATAAATTCCGTAACCTCCATTTAAACTATTTCTAGGATTACCTTCTCCGGTTCCAACCCATATAACACTTGGGTTAGACTGTTGTATCGCAATCGCACCAATAGATGCCGTCACTTCTTTTTCAAAAATAGGATCCCATTTAATACCGCCAGAAGTCGATTTCCATACGCCACCAGAAGCTGTACCAGCATACATAATATCAGGATTATTGTGCACGACATCTATGGATGTGACACGTCCAGACATACCTCCAGGACCAATGTTACGTGGTTTCATGTTTTTAACTAAATCCATAGAGAATTCTTGCGAAAACCCTATGAAAGAGAAGAGTAATAAAAGGAGTAAGGATAATTTTTTCATATTGGGTTGATAAGTTTGTCTAAAGTTAATCAACATTCTCTTAAAAAGCTGTTAAGACATTTATTTTGGTGTTAAAATGTCGTATTTTTATAGAGCATGAAAAACAAAATTAATAACAGAAAAGGCTTTGTATTTAAACCATACGAAGCCCCTTCACAATCCCCTTTCGAGAAGCTTTTTGATATATTTAAAGAGTTGATTACACATACTTCTGGAGATTTTGACGAAGCTATAGATTGGCTTCGTGAATTAGATAAAGAATACAAATTAACGACTCCAGAATATTCAATTGACGACTTTGTAGAAGACCTTAAAGCTAAAGGCTACATACGTGAAGAAATTAAACCAGATGGTAAAAAAGGTAACGCTATCACAGCAAAGACTGAGCGCGCTATTAGGCAATCTGCATTAGACCAAATCTTTGGAAATATAAAACGTAGCGGCTCCGGAAACCATAAAAGTAAAGGTATAGGAATAGGAGATGAGCATACTGGCGATTTCAGAAATTATCAATTTGGTGATGGTTTGGATAAAGTCTCTATGACGGAAAGTCTAAGAAATGCACAAATTAATCATGGTATTGGTAATTTTAATTTAACGGAAGACGATTTGGTGGTCGAGGAAACCACACACAAATCACAAATGAGTACGGTGTTAATGATTGACATTAGTCACAGTATGATTTTGTATGGTGAAGATAGGATTACACCTGCCAAAAAAGTAGCGATGGCTTTAGCCGAATTAATTACAACACGCTACCCAAAAGATACCTTAGATATTTTGGTTTTTGGTAACGATGCTTGGCCAATTAAAATTAAGGATTTACCCTATTTGAATGTTGGTCCTTATCACACCAATACAGTAGCAGGCTTAAAGTTAGCCATGGATTTATTACGTCGTAAACGTAATACTAACAAGCAAATTTTTATGATAACGGATGGTAAACCAAGTTGCTTGCGTTTGCCTGACGGAACCTATTATAAGGATAGTAATGGTTTAAATCCATACATCACTAATAAATGCTACGCCCAAGCGCAACAAGCTAGAAAATTGCATATTCCGATCACCACTTTTATGATTGCTCAAGATCCGTATCTAATGCAATTTGTAGAAGAATTTACGCATGCCAATCAAGGAAAAGCCTTTTATACCGGGTTAAAGGGATTAGGCGAAATGATTTTTGAAGATTACGAAACCAATAGAAAAAAGAGAATTAAAGGATAAAAGAATAGCTGTTAAATCTAAAACAGTTCTCCTCTTAATATTAAGAGGAAAATGAATTTTGAATATCATTAAAGACATTTAAAAGAAAGCGGAGTTAAAAAAGAATAAAAAAACTATGGAAATAAAAAATATAAAGACTTTAGGCGAATTAAAAAAAGCGGGATATAATAGCAAGTCTATTAAAGATGAATTAAGAGATAATTTAATTGAAAAAATAAAAAGTAAAACGACTGTTTTTGAAGGGGTGCATGGTTACGAAAACACGGTGATTCCTGAGTTAGAACGAGCTATTTTATCACGACATAATATTAATTTTTTAGGCTTACGTGGTCAGGCTAAAACACGTTTAGCACGTTTAATGCTAAATTTATTAGATGAGTATATTCCTGTGGTAGACGGATCAGAGATTAATGATGATCCGTTACAACCAATCTCACGTTTTGCTACAGAATTGATAGCAGAAAAAGGAGATGATACGCCAATTACTTGGATGCATAGAAGTGAGCGTTTTGCCGAAAAATTAGCAACTCCAGATGTTACTGTGGCCGATATTATTGGTGATGTAGATCCAATAAAAGCAGCCAACTTAAAGTTGAGTTATGCTGATGACAGAGTGATACATTACGGAATGATTCCACGTGCAAACCGTTGTATTTTTGTTATTAATGAATTGCCGGATTTACAAGCTAGAATACAAGTCGCTTTATTTAATATTTTACAAGAAGGCGATATACAGATTAGAGGATTTAAATTGCGTTTACCTTTAGATATGCAGTTTATATTTACTGCAAATCCTGAAGATTATACTAATAGAGGAAGTATTGTAACGCCTTTAAAAGATAGAATTGGGTCTCAAATCTTGACGCATTATCCAACAGATATTGAAACTGCAAAAATCATAACACAGCAAGAAGCTAAATCTGATGGTCGTCAAAAAGAAAGTATTCACGTACCAGAATTGGCTAAAGATTTATTAGAACAAATCGTGTTTGAAGCTCGTGATAGTGATTTTATTGACGAAAAAAGTGGAGTAAGTGCACGTTTGAGTATTACCGCTTTCGAAAACTTATTAAGTACAGCAGAATTACGTGCTTTAAAAAATGGAGACGATACTACAACCGTTAGACTATCGGACTTTTTAGGAATTATCCCTGCTATTACTGGTAAAGTAGAGTTGGTGTATGAAGGAGAACAAGAAGGCGCAGCACAAGTGGCTTATAATTTAATTGGAGAAGCTGTTAAAAGTTTGTTTCCTGAGTTTTTCCCTAAGATAGAGAAACTCCAAAAACAAGACGACGATAGTCCTTATGACGATATCGTATCTTGGTTTTTTAACAATACAGAAGGGTTCGAATTATTAGATGGTTTACGTGATAAAGAATATAAAGCACTACTAGATGCGGTATCTCCATTGGATGATTTATTGGGCAAGCATCAACCAAAAACACTTAAAGAAGAAAGTTATTTTGTTAAGGAATTTGTGCTTTGGGCATTAGTAGAATACAAGCAATTAAGTAAATACAGATTTACAGAAGGGATTCAATTTAAAGATCCTTATGGTAGTTTTATAAGTGGGTTATAGCATTGTCTCAAATAGTATCGACTAAGATTTAAAGTGTTTAAAAAAGTGATTTTTTAAACACTTTTTTGTTACAATTAATGGTGTGTTTACTGACTATTCAATTAAAAAAAAACAAAGAAATATGTTTTTATAAAGTCCTTTTATTACAATTTGTACGTATATACAGCGAACGAATTAAAATTATCCCAAATATGAAAAATTATTACATTCTAACTTTTTTTACCTACTTATTGTTTGCATTAACAGCCAACGCTCAGATAGCAGCGGTTAGTTTTGAAAATGCAGATTATCAATTTGGTACTCAACCAACAAATATTGCAACAAACGACATATATGATGTCTATGTTTCTTGGCGAAATGCTTTTGCCGAACCCTGTAATAATGGACGTTACCGTATAAAATTTGGTACGTCAAGTCAATCAGTCTCTGAAGGCATTGCTTATGGTATGTTATTATCTGTATACGCAAACGATAAAGAACTGTTTGATGGTTTGTGGTTATACTATCAGGATTTTGAAAATGCTAATGGTGTTATGAATTGGAAGATCGAAGGCTGTACTACTGTTATTGAAAGTAATGGTGCTACAGATGCAGAATTAGATGCTGCTTATGCCTTAATTGTTGCGGATAAGAAATGGGAAAGTACTGGAGCAATAAATTACGAAAGTGATGCTTTGTCTTTAATAAGTATTATTAAAACACACGAGGTCGAAAATGGAACTAATGTTTTAAAACCTGGCGATGCTTGGGGGGGAAGTAATAATACAAATCCCTCTTATTTCTCACCTGGTTACTTTAGGGCGTTTGGAATGTATTCAAACGACACAGCATTCTGGAATGCGGTAGCAACTAAAAGTTATACTATTTTAAATGCAAACCTTTCACAAAATAACGCGAGCTATAATTTGGTTTCTGATTGGTGTAAAGCAGATGGGACGTATTCAAATGAAGTGGATTGGGCGTATGATCAAGGACGTTATTATTACTATGATGCTGCCAGAACACCATGGCGTATGGCTATCGATTATGTTTGGTATGGAGATACAGAAGCGGCTGCTTACAATCAACTATGTATCGATTTTGTAAATGCACAAGGAGGATTTAATGAAATTTACCCTGGGTATTCTCAAGCAGGAGTTGCAATAAATACGGAGTATAAAGATCCTGTTTTTACTGGAGCTTATTCTTCTGCAGCAATGACTTCTACTAACCAATCTTTTGTAAACAATGGGTATTCTGAATTGAAAAATCAACCTACAGCAGCTTATTTTGGAGCAACTTTAAGAGCGATATATATGTTTGCATTATCAGGTAACATGTATAATGCATTAGAAGAGAATACACTAAGCGTTAATGGAACTGCTCAAAATGAATTCAAAATTTTTCCAAATCCTGTTTTAGATTATTTAAATGTGTCGTTTAAAACGTCGAAAGCAAGAGTAATCACTTTGTATTCTATAAGTGGTCAGCAATTAATTTTAAAAACAGTGAATGCTTTAGAGACAAAATTAGATTTAAGTGAATTTAATTCTGGTATTTACTTTATGAATATTGATGGAGAAAGTTATAAGATTATAAAGTCTTAGTAATTACATCATAACTCTGATAGTAATCGCTTATTCTTTTTGATTTGTTTAGGTCTTAACCATAACAGGAAACCACTAAAAGAAACAAAAAGTAATCCAAGTCCAATAAGTGTAGAGTAGAATAATTTTAAAGGATTACTTTTTAAATTAAACAAATAATCTACAATAGAACCGTCGTGAATCATTTCAATGATATCGGCGGTTCTTGTTTTTTCTGAAATAATAGCGCCTGTATAGCAGTCTATTTGTAATTCGGTAAAATGTTCCTCAAATCTAACTTTAGCAATTCCTTTTCTTGGTCTATAATCTATTCTATTTATTGTATTTGACAGCTTAAGACTATCAATGTAGTGTATAGCATTGTATTCAATTTGACTTAAGGAAAGCAAAGGTTTATTGCTAGTGTTGATCTTTACTGTTGCTGGTTTAAAACCAAGTTGATCTTTCCATGCTAATAATAAGCCTGTAGCACTCATAATAGTAATAAAAAGTAATAATGAGATAGCGACAAGGCTATGCATTTTACGATACCAACGAGTGGATTTTGCAAGGTTTTTATTCTTTTGTTTCACGGAACATAATTAACAACTATTCTAAAGAATTTGATGAACAAGACTTCTTAAAAATTAGTTAATTTTAACTTTCCGTAACATTAAAAACATCTTGGATTAAACTATTTTAGTTACCACTTCTATATCGCTATGTAACGTTTTATGCACAGGACATTTATCTGCAATTTGAAGAATACGTTGTATCTGTTTTTCGTCTAAGTGTCCTTTTAGTTTAATCTCTCTATTAAAGGTATCTACTTTAATTTCTTTTTGCTCATCATTTTCAATAACCTGTTTAGCTACTTTAGTATGTGAGGTGTGTACTTCAATGTTTTGCAAATCCCAACCTTTGCGTTTAACATACATCTGAACCGTCATGGCTGTGCAGGCAGATAATCCTGCAGACACAAACTCATAGGGCGAAGGTCCAAAATCATTTCCGCCAAAACTGGTAGGCTCATCGGCCATCATGGTATGACTTCCTACAGTCATTTGTGTAGTAAAACCATCTTCTGCATCTAAGCTTGCAACCGCTTGGTGTGTTGTGGATACCGTATCTGTTTTAGGAATGGAAATATAACGTTTTGCCCAAGTCGCAATCACACTTCCGACGTAAACAGAATCCTCTTTTTTCATTAATAAATGATCTGCTCCATCAAGCGTTACAAAACTTTTTGGATGTCTTGCGGCGATATAAATTTCTTCGGCATTTTCAATCCCAACGGTTGTGTCTTGAGGCGAATGCATGACTAATAAGGCTTTACGCAAATTTTTAGCCACATCTGGTAGTGACTTAGTTTCTATATCGTCTAAAAATTGTTTTTTGATCGTAAACGGACGTCCGCCAATACTCACATTTGCTTTTCCTGTTGCTTTAATTTCCTCAACACTACTTTGTATTAAATGCTCGACATGTTTTGGGTTAGAAGGTGCTCCAATTGTCGCAACAGCTTTAACAGAGTCTATTGTAGAGGCTGCAAAAATAACTGCAGCACCACCTAAAGAATGTCCAATTAAAAGGGTAGGAGCAGTATAGTTTTCTTTTAAATAATTTGAAGCACTAATTAAATCATCCACATTTCCTGAAAAATTAGTATTTTCAAAATCACCTTCACTTTCGCCTAATCCAGTAAAATCAAAACGTAATACACCAAAGCCATTAGAGGTTAATTCGCGAGTAATATTTTTTACTGCAGATAAGTTTTTATTGCAAGTAAAACAATGCGCAAATATGGCGAAGTTATGAGGGTGTTGATTTATTGGAAGTTCTAAACGACCAACCAATTGTTGTCCTTCTGCATTAGTGAAATTTATTTTTTGAATATTCATTGTGTTGCGATTTTACATTAAGTCGAAAAAATATAAATTACTTTCTAAATCTTACTTTTTAAAAACAGGTAAATTTATTTTACTATCATTAAACCATTGTATTTCAATTGGCACATTTGCATCCTCTATAGTTTCAGTACTAACATCTTTTCCAGAGCCATAATTTATTTCCCAATAAGGGTTTTTATTGACGCCAATGTGAACTAGTAACTTACTTCCTTTTATTATTCTTTTAGCAGTAAAGAAGTTATTTGTTATGTTTAAATTTTGTTTTTTATTTGGTATTAGTAATTGTCTGTTTTCATTGTCTTTATTATAACTTGCTCTACCTATTGTTTCATTTAAAAAAAAATAATTACCATCTGGTTCAATAACATATAATCTTATATTATAGTCAAAATCTTTTTTGTTAGTTATAAAATTTAATTCTGCAGAAAAAGAACCAACAATATCAATATCATTTTCAAAAACTTTAGTTTCAAATGAGATCCCATGTGGAAGTTTTATAATACTATCCACTATTTTGAGTGCTGTGTATGGATCTTGATAATTATCGGCATCACTTCTGTCTTTCAAATCTAGTTTGTATTCTGTATATTGATGGACATCTGTACTTTGTTTTGTTAAGCTATAATGTGCCTCGTTTTTTTTATTATTTAGATAAAAAGTAAGTTTCTTTTTATTAAAATCTTCTAGTTTTGATGTGTGTTTCCACTGATTACTTCCCATTAATTGAAAATTAAATTTTTCTTTTAATAGATTGGGTTTTGGGCCATCATTTAATTGATATTCAAACCATTTATAAACAATATTATTTATATTTATTTGGGCGACACTATCTATATCGTAACCTTGAATTGTTTTTTTAGGAATTCCTTGAGCTCCTCCATGATCGTAAGGACCAATTAACAAGTAATGGTCAGGATTTTTTAACTGTTTATAGTGTTCGTTAAGATAATAGAAAGCACCTCTTTGGTCGTCGTCATAATAACCTGTAATTGTTAATATTGGGATATTAATAGTTTTAAATTCATCTTTATAAGGAGTCATCTCTTGCCAGAAATTATCATAACTAGGATGTTTTAACCATTTTTGAAATGTTTTTTGTGGTTTAGAATTTAGACTATCTAATTTGTTAAAAGCGACTCCTGATTTGTACCATTTATTATATAGACTGTCCCATTTTTTTTCGTTGCCAAAATCTTCATTATCTGTAGTTTTATTGTTTTCTACATAATGAATCCATCTTAACATGTAACTCATAAAAACATTATTGTGCATTGGATAGTCAATACCAATACCAACAGCTACTTGAGGGACAATTGTTTTAAGTGCAGGGTGTAATTTTTTAGTAGCCGCCCATTGTGTAAAA is drawn from Psychroserpens sp. NJDZ02 and contains these coding sequences:
- a CDS encoding WD40/YVTN/BNR-like repeat-containing protein, whose protein sequence is MKKLSLLLLLLFSFIGFSQEFSMDLVKNMKPRNIGPGGMSGRVTSIDVVHNNPDIMYAGTASGGVWKSTSGGIKWDPIFEKEVTASIGAIAIQQSNPSVIWVGTGEGNPRNSLNGGYGIYKSLDAGKTWQSMGLENTRHIHRVIIDPTNPNIVYVAAIGSPWGEHPERGVFKTTDGGKSWKKILFANNKTGAADLVMDPTNPNKLIATLWEHKRDPWFFKSGGTGSGLHITHDGGEHWTKVTDKEGFPKGELGRIGVAIAANKPNIIYALVEAKKNALYKSEDGGFKWKKVNDKSDIGNRPFYYSEIYVDPQNENRVYSVYTYINVSEDGGKNFKQLMPAYGADNGVHPDHHAWWIHPTNGNFMIDGNDGGLNITKDGGKNWRFIGNIPVAQFYHINVDNDYPYNVYGGMQDNGSWRGPAYVWRTQGIRNSYWQEISFGDGFDVVPDKDNSRYGWTMSQQGSVSRYDWQTGNNYTVKPIHPDKDVTLRFNWNSAINSDPFDNNTIYFGSQFVHKSTDKGLTWTVISPDLTTNDPEKQKQHESGGLTMDATGAENHCTILVIEPSPVENGVFWVGTDDGRLHVTTNGGQTYDDVSSNLKGLPKGSWIAQIKASNKNKGEALLIANDYRRFNYTPYAYRTKNYGKTWERIVDENDVKSYALSIVEDLVEPNLMFLGTDDGLYISVDAGNKWTKWTEGFPTVSVKDLVIHPREHDLVIGTFGRAAWVLDDIRPLRAIAKNKQVLTNTIQLFSPPTAYQAAYQQPTGSRFGADAMFHGENRGRGAQFTYLVAPVKVIKEDKKENDDDKTEEESEDTKNKIKWDSISLKVYNGDKLIRTLKRKVPEDKGLNKWTWYMDEKGGDRPSRTIRKQKREPGGVSVKPGTYKAVLEYGDQTSETMITVASDPRLEVSTKNTDDVYIALKDLQKMRQIAADATKQLAENKILAEKYKTELTALDKDKYKAEIKASKTIIKDIDSILDIYIGKQDKRQGITKTLDVSINNRLRTASWYVGSRQNGLTTTEQTLIKHAKTDLKAALDKTNTFFNASFKPYYQTIQNINMTKSIDEIKTFTLD
- a CDS encoding vWA domain-containing protein, with product MKNKINNRKGFVFKPYEAPSQSPFEKLFDIFKELITHTSGDFDEAIDWLRELDKEYKLTTPEYSIDDFVEDLKAKGYIREEIKPDGKKGNAITAKTERAIRQSALDQIFGNIKRSGSGNHKSKGIGIGDEHTGDFRNYQFGDGLDKVSMTESLRNAQINHGIGNFNLTEDDLVVEETTHKSQMSTVLMIDISHSMILYGEDRITPAKKVAMALAELITTRYPKDTLDILVFGNDAWPIKIKDLPYLNVGPYHTNTVAGLKLAMDLLRRKRNTNKQIFMITDGKPSCLRLPDGTYYKDSNGLNPYITNKCYAQAQQARKLHIPITTFMIAQDPYLMQFVEEFTHANQGKAFYTGLKGLGEMIFEDYETNRKKRIKG
- a CDS encoding sigma 54-interacting transcriptional regulator, whose translation is MEIKNIKTLGELKKAGYNSKSIKDELRDNLIEKIKSKTTVFEGVHGYENTVIPELERAILSRHNINFLGLRGQAKTRLARLMLNLLDEYIPVVDGSEINDDPLQPISRFATELIAEKGDDTPITWMHRSERFAEKLATPDVTVADIIGDVDPIKAANLKLSYADDRVIHYGMIPRANRCIFVINELPDLQARIQVALFNILQEGDIQIRGFKLRLPLDMQFIFTANPEDYTNRGSIVTPLKDRIGSQILTHYPTDIETAKIITQQEAKSDGRQKESIHVPELAKDLLEQIVFEARDSDFIDEKSGVSARLSITAFENLLSTAELRALKNGDDTTTVRLSDFLGIIPAITGKVELVYEGEQEGAAQVAYNLIGEAVKSLFPEFFPKIEKLQKQDDDSPYDDIVSWFFNNTEGFELLDGLRDKEYKALLDAVSPLDDLLGKHQPKTLKEESYFVKEFVLWALVEYKQLSKYRFTEGIQFKDPYGSFISGL
- a CDS encoding glycosyl hydrolase family 8, which produces MKNYYILTFFTYLLFALTANAQIAAVSFENADYQFGTQPTNIATNDIYDVYVSWRNAFAEPCNNGRYRIKFGTSSQSVSEGIAYGMLLSVYANDKELFDGLWLYYQDFENANGVMNWKIEGCTTVIESNGATDAELDAAYALIVADKKWESTGAINYESDALSLISIIKTHEVENGTNVLKPGDAWGGSNNTNPSYFSPGYFRAFGMYSNDTAFWNAVATKSYTILNANLSQNNASYNLVSDWCKADGTYSNEVDWAYDQGRYYYYDAARTPWRMAIDYVWYGDTEAAAYNQLCIDFVNAQGGFNEIYPGYSQAGVAINTEYKDPVFTGAYSSAAMTSTNQSFVNNGYSELKNQPTAAYFGATLRAIYMFALSGNMYNALEENTLSVNGTAQNEFKIFPNPVLDYLNVSFKTSKARVITLYSISGQQLILKTVNALETKLDLSEFNSGIYFMNIDGESYKIIKS
- a CDS encoding PepSY-associated TM helix domain-containing protein, producing the protein MKQKNKNLAKSTRWYRKMHSLVAISLLLFITIMSATGLLLAWKDQLGFKPATVKINTSNKPLLSLSQIEYNAIHYIDSLKLSNTINRIDYRPRKGIAKVRFEEHFTELQIDCYTGAIISEKTRTADIIEMIHDGSIVDYLFNLKSNPLKLFYSTLIGLGLLFVSFSGFLLWLRPKQIKKNKRLLSEL
- a CDS encoding bifunctional alpha/beta hydrolase/OsmC family protein, which produces MNIQKINFTNAEGQQLVGRLELPINQHPHNFAIFAHCFTCNKNLSAVKNITRELTSNGFGVLRFDFTGLGESEGDFENTNFSGNVDDLISASNYLKENYTAPTLLIGHSLGGAAVIFAASTIDSVKAVATIGAPSNPKHVEHLIQSSVEEIKATGKANVSIGGRPFTIKKQFLDDIETKSLPDVAKNLRKALLVMHSPQDTTVGIENAEEIYIAARHPKSFVTLDGADHLLMKKEDSVYVGSVIATWAKRYISIPKTDTVSTTHQAVASLDAEDGFTTQMTVGSHTMMADEPTSFGGNDFGPSPYEFVSAGLSACTAMTVQMYVKRKGWDLQNIEVHTSHTKVAKQVIENDEQKEIKVDTFNREIKLKGHLDEKQIQRILQIADKCPVHKTLHSDIEVVTKIV
- a CDS encoding CocE/NonD family hydrolase is translated as MVIQKGKTEYNSKLFIFVLSAFVFFKMNAQDLNFPSEELKDSISIDHAINKLAQKLIVIEEAKQDHDFFNLITYTISSKNYEQSLISLDSFRLKNKDEYPDTIEVMGIQYEGYLKTKLALEKSNKPFDTIFKDVLTASIAAIVKEEAHAILPYFFDTDSKNLKLEFDSLIKIQKNTDSISVNDASQLVIAYTRYIVNNKVVKPGKEILEKIKNDKYIIEKDFLITTEDGAELSITLIRPRVNTPLSSIFQFNIYAGSSDTYYAMQSASKGFIGIVANTRGKKKSKDTIQPFEHDSKDAYAVIDWISKQPWSNGKVGMYGGSYLGFTQWAATKKLHPALKTIVPQVAVGIGIDYPMHNNVFMSYMLRWIHYVENNKTTDNEDFGNEKKWDSLYNKWYKSGVAFNKLDSLNSKPQKTFQKWLKHPSYDNFWQEMTPYKDEFKTINIPILTITGYYDDDQRGAFYYLNEHYKQLKNPDHYLLIGPYDHGGAQGIPKKTIQGYDIDSVAQININNIVYKWFEYQLNDGPKPNLLKEKFNFQLMGSNQWKHTSKLEDFNKKKLTFYLNNKKNEAHYSLTKQSTDVHQYTEYKLDLKDRSDADNYQDPYTALKIVDSIIKLPHGISFETKVFENDIDIVGSFSAELNFITNKKDFDYNIRLYVIEPDGNYFFLNETIGRASYNKDNENRQLLIPNKKQNLNITNNFFTAKRIIKGSKLLVHIGVNKNPYWEINYGSGKDVSTETIEDANVPIEIQWFNDSKINLPVFKK